In the Sandaracinus amylolyticus genome, GCCGCGTCGTTGCGGAACCTTCGGGTGTGCTCGGTCTGCGCGTCGGGGGCGTCGCTCTTGGGATCGAGCGGCGGCTCACCGCCTTGCGGCGATGCGAGATCGATCGTCGCGCCCGCGTCCCGGAAGACGTAGTACGGCGCGGCGAGCTCCTCGAGCCAGAACCCCGTCCGCTTCCCGGTGTTGCCGAGCGTGGCGTGCGACGTGAGCACCATGAGGATGCGCATGGCGCCGCAGATAGCCCCTGATCCTACAGCTCACACCGCCACGATCGGAGCGCGTCACACGTGCGTCCTCGCGCGCGGGCTCACGCGATCGCGAAGCGCGCCATCTCGACCGCGCAGTGCGCGGAGAACACGCGCACGTCCTGCGCGTGGTCGCGAGCGAGCGCGCGGAGGCGCGCCTGGTTCGCGCGGCGCGCGGCGTCGTCCGAGGAATTCAGGCGCTGGAACAGCGCGAGCCCGAGCGGCGTGCGCGGCGCGACCGGATCGATCTCGCGATGGCTGAAGTACGCGTCGCCCGCGTGGAAGAGCCATCCCGCGCCGTTCTTCACCGCGACCCCGCAGTGTCCCTCGGTGTGCCCGGTCAGCGGCACGAGGAGGATCTCCGCGTCGAGCCCCGGGATCACGCGCACCGCGTCGAAGTCGCGCCAGCGCTCGCCGTCGACCGTGTAGCGCACCCAGCGCGGGCCGTGGGCCCACTGCAGCGGGCGGTAGCCCGCGCGCCGTCTCTCGCTCGCGCCGAGCGCGGCGTCGTGCTCGTCGGCGAACACGTGCACCTGCGCGTCGGGGAAGTCGCGCAGCCCGCCGACGTGATCGAGATCGAGATGCGTCGGGAC is a window encoding:
- a CDS encoding MBL fold metallo-hydrolase translates to MRVHHLNCGTLCPASARFVTGEGGVFTRARLVCHCLLIETDRDGLVLVDTGLGTHDLGEPRARLGRTFLRRNAPRLDPQETALAHVERLGFRREDVRHVVPTHLDLDHVGGLRDFPDAQVHVFADEHDAALGASERRRAGYRPLQWAHGPRWVRYTVDGERWRDFDAVRVIPGLDAEILLVPLTGHTEGHCGVAVKNGAGWLFHAGDAYFSHREIDPVAPRTPLGLALFQRLNSSDDAARRANQARLRALARDHAQDVRVFSAHCAVEMARFAIA